One window of the Salvia splendens isolate huo1 chromosome 1, SspV2, whole genome shotgun sequence genome contains the following:
- the LOC121811585 gene encoding uncharacterized protein LOC121811585: protein MDAVGGLAEFWGNTCRADLGSTLFSLNISDVAINTAVGVDVSDEIEQSEGSQDEACEMSLAESRPWPLNPALQTTPPFLNQQPVAASDGHPPSLYSAPSNPKFSYDSLELIADVTGASKKPCPITTIDQLLDRDHVGAEWVFLDDEEKVGILTVALECMPTGPDYWATTYISDVNALMIYCPRRLRCSTV from the coding sequence ATGGACGCCGTTGGAGGGCTTGCAGAGTTCTGGGGAAACACTTGCAGAGCAGATCTCGGGAGTACCTTGTTTTCCCTCAACATCTCCGATGTTGCCATCAACACTGCTGTCGGGGTAGATGTGAGCGATGAAATTGAACAGAGTGAAGGATCTCAAGACGAGGCATGTGAGATGTCGCTTGCAGAGTCAAGGCCGTGGCCGCTGAACCCCGCTCTACAGACAACTCCACCCTTCCTCAACCAGCAGCCTGTTGCTGCCTCCGATGGGCATCCACCGAGCCTCTACTCAGCACCTAGCAACCCTAAATTCAGTTATGACTCCCTAGAACTAATTGCTGATGTTACTGGTGCATCAAAAAAACCTTGCCCAATAACTACAATTGATCAACTACTTGACCGAGATCACGTTGGAGCGGAATGGGTATTTTTAGATGATGAAGAGAAGGTTGGAATTTTGACAGTAGCGCTAGAGTGCATGCCAACTGGACCGGATTACTGGGCGACAACCTACATTTCTGATGTCAATGCACTTATGATTTATTGTCCACGACGACTGAGATGCTCAACTGTTTGA
- the LOC121811567 gene encoding tetratricopeptide repeat domain-containing protein PYG7, chloroplastic-like isoform X1, with product MLIHCSSPLLQYESTAIFVPSLKPRNKSQCPISCHFSIVRSYEASLFGLSRKPIKKFIPKLSLQVLGKVARNSSTLSFRKDEEVSRKLWIREEDRVEAGHSFLISTVFCSSVSWLALVQVAQASEGVKANAVYEVGELFELGIQLSYLLLLLALLGAGTFFVLRQVLVRRELDLSAKELQEQVRSGDASATELFELGAVMLRRKFYPAATKYLLQAIEKWDGDDQDLAQVYNALGVTYVRDEKVEKGIAQFLNAVKLQPGYVTAWNNLGDAYEKTNDLKSALKAFEEVLLFDPNNTVARPRRDDLKAKVDMYRGVPVNVKTKKKGT from the exons ATGCTAATCCACTGCAGTTCACCGTTGCTACAGTATGAGAGCACGGCCATTTTTGTCCCAAGTTTGAAGCCAAGAAACAAATCTCAGTGTCCCATTTCCTGCCATTTTTCGATCGTCCGCAGTTACGAAGCGTCTCTTTTTGGTCTTTCAAGAAAGCCCATAAAGAAATTCATCCCCAAACTGTCTCTGCAG GTTCTTGGAAAGGTAGCAAGGAATTCTTCAACATTGTCCTTTAGAAAAGACGAAG AAGTCTCACGGAAGCTATGGATTCGAGAGGAGGATAGAGTAGAAGCAGGGCATTCCTTTCTCATTTCCACTGTTTTCTGCTCGTCGGTTTCATGGCTGGCACTTGTTCAAGTGGCGCAAGCGAGTGAGGGAGTAAAAGCAAATGCAGTATACGAGGTCGGGGAGCTGTTTGAATTGGGAATCCAGCTTTCCTACTTGCTTTTGCTTCTAGCTTTACTTGGAGCCGGGACCTTCTTTGTGCTCCGTCAAGTCCTTGTGCGTAGAGAGCTCGATCTTTCTGCAAAAGAACTACAA GAGCAAGTTAGAAGTGGTGATGCTAGTGCAACGGAGTTATTCGAGCTTGGAGCTGTGATGTTGAGAAGAAAGTTTTATCCAGCCGCGACCAAGTACCTCCTTCAAGCAATTGAGAAATGGGATGGGGACGATCAAGATCTTGCTCAA GTCTACAACGCCCTAGGTGTGACCTATGTTCGTGATGAGAAAGTCGAGAAGGGCATTGCTCAGTTTCTGAACGCAGTCAAGCTCCAACCGGGATATGTCACGGCCTGGAACAACCTTGGTGACGCCTATGAGAAGACCAACGACCTCAAGTCCGCGCTCAAGGCGTTCGAAGAAGTCCTGCTCTTCGACCCCAACAACACGGTTGCTCGTCCTCGGAGGGACGACCTCAAGGCGAAAGTCGACATGTATAGAGGCGTGCCGGTGAATGTGAAGACCAAGAAGAAAGGAACATAA
- the LOC121811567 gene encoding tetratricopeptide repeat domain-containing protein PYG7, chloroplastic-like isoform X2 has product MLIHCSSPLLQYESTAIFVPSLKPRNKSQCPISCHFSIVRSYEASLFGLSRKPIKKFIPKLSLQVLGKVARNSSTLSFRKDEVSRKLWIREEDRVEAGHSFLISTVFCSSVSWLALVQVAQASEGVKANAVYEVGELFELGIQLSYLLLLLALLGAGTFFVLRQVLVRRELDLSAKELQEQVRSGDASATELFELGAVMLRRKFYPAATKYLLQAIEKWDGDDQDLAQVYNALGVTYVRDEKVEKGIAQFLNAVKLQPGYVTAWNNLGDAYEKTNDLKSALKAFEEVLLFDPNNTVARPRRDDLKAKVDMYRGVPVNVKTKKKGT; this is encoded by the exons ATGCTAATCCACTGCAGTTCACCGTTGCTACAGTATGAGAGCACGGCCATTTTTGTCCCAAGTTTGAAGCCAAGAAACAAATCTCAGTGTCCCATTTCCTGCCATTTTTCGATCGTCCGCAGTTACGAAGCGTCTCTTTTTGGTCTTTCAAGAAAGCCCATAAAGAAATTCATCCCCAAACTGTCTCTGCAG GTTCTTGGAAAGGTAGCAAGGAATTCTTCAACATTGTCCTTTAGAAAAGACGAAG TCTCACGGAAGCTATGGATTCGAGAGGAGGATAGAGTAGAAGCAGGGCATTCCTTTCTCATTTCCACTGTTTTCTGCTCGTCGGTTTCATGGCTGGCACTTGTTCAAGTGGCGCAAGCGAGTGAGGGAGTAAAAGCAAATGCAGTATACGAGGTCGGGGAGCTGTTTGAATTGGGAATCCAGCTTTCCTACTTGCTTTTGCTTCTAGCTTTACTTGGAGCCGGGACCTTCTTTGTGCTCCGTCAAGTCCTTGTGCGTAGAGAGCTCGATCTTTCTGCAAAAGAACTACAA GAGCAAGTTAGAAGTGGTGATGCTAGTGCAACGGAGTTATTCGAGCTTGGAGCTGTGATGTTGAGAAGAAAGTTTTATCCAGCCGCGACCAAGTACCTCCTTCAAGCAATTGAGAAATGGGATGGGGACGATCAAGATCTTGCTCAA GTCTACAACGCCCTAGGTGTGACCTATGTTCGTGATGAGAAAGTCGAGAAGGGCATTGCTCAGTTTCTGAACGCAGTCAAGCTCCAACCGGGATATGTCACGGCCTGGAACAACCTTGGTGACGCCTATGAGAAGACCAACGACCTCAAGTCCGCGCTCAAGGCGTTCGAAGAAGTCCTGCTCTTCGACCCCAACAACACGGTTGCTCGTCCTCGGAGGGACGACCTCAAGGCGAAAGTCGACATGTATAGAGGCGTGCCGGTGAATGTGAAGACCAAGAAGAAAGGAACATAA
- the LOC121811611 gene encoding protein SENSITIVE TO PROTON RHIZOTOXICITY 1-like, translated as MDPDERLCTETWAKSSSGLDTHSNNPSLTDFDRHQKKWEESSFDRHGVRTSGQQLSGSKRPLACDTDSQMQMNNLQGKQIQEAPNMQNWDPKAMLSNLSFLEKKIHQLQDLVQLVIGRRGQAMSQADEILAQQQQLITADLTSIIVQLISTAGSLLPSVKNSESLSSQLGQFGGMMSQAAGVSDNVVHNNANKMEDHHDPTGGLEEHTMKSDDETEEGENLPPGSYEILQLEKEEILAPHTHFCTICGKGFKRDANLRMHMRGHGDEYKTPAALAKPHKESSSDPVLIKRYSCPYVGCKRNKDHKKFQPLKTILCVKNHYKRTHCDKNYTCSRCHTKKFSVIADLKTHEKHCGRDQWLCSCGTTFSRKDKLFGHIALFQGHTPAIPLEEAGPSDQGQSSVEAANKVEQLDFSYKLDDPGRSVCQGLMEVEGSGEDPATYFSPLGFDTSNMASYQEFPRHLFEDAESSFSFLLSCDDSPKNGRYAAPNDLE; from the coding sequence ATGGACCCCGACGAGAGGCTATGTACAGAAACATGGGCAAAGTCCTCATCGGGGCTGGACACTCATTCAAATAACCCATCTCTCACAGATTTTGATAGACATCAGAAGAAGTGGGAAGAATCCTCGTTTGATAGACATGGAGTAAGGACCTCCGGCCAACAACTTTCTGGTTCCAAACGCCCATTGGCATGTGACACTGATAGCCAGATGCAAATGAACAATCTTCAAGGTAAGCAGATACAAGAGGCTCCCAATATGCAGAACTGGGATCCGAAGGCAATGCTGAGCAATCTCTCGTTTTTGGAGAAGAAGATTCACCAGCTACAGGATTTGGTGCAGTTGGTTATCGGGCGCAGAGGCCAAGCTATGAGCCAAGCTGACGAGATCTTGGCTCAGCAACAGCAGCTTATCACGGCTGATCTCACCTCGATTATAGTTCAGTTGATATCCACTGCGGGGAGCCTTCTCCCATCTGTGAAGAACTCAGAGAGTTTGAGTAGCCAGCTAGGGCAATTTGGTGGAATGATGAGTCAAGCAGCAGGAGTTTCGGATAATGTTGTTCATAACAATGCAAACAAGATGGAGGATCACCATGATCCAACTGGCGGTCTTGAGGAACATACTATGAAGAGTGATGATGAGACCGAAGAAGGAGAGAATCTCCCTCCCGGCTCATATGAGATCCTGCAGCTCGAGAAGGAGGAGATTCTTGCACCTCACACCCATTTCTGCACGATCTGCGGTAAGGGGTTTAAGAGAGATGCCAATCTGCGGATGCACATGAGAGGCCATGGCGATGAGTACAAGACTCCAGCTGCTCTAGCTAAGCCACATAAGGAATCGAGCTCGGATCCGGTCCTCATCAAGAGGTATTCCTGCCCTTACGTTGGCTGCAAGCGCAACAAGGATCACAAGAAGTTTCAGCCTCTAAAGACGATTTTATGTGTAAAGAACCACTACAAGAGAACCCACTGTGACAAGAACTACACCTGCAGCCGCTGCCACACCAAGAAATTCTCGGTCATTGCAGATCTGAAAACGCATGAGAAGCATTGTGGGAGAGATCAGTGGCTTTGCTCATGTGGGACGACCTTCTCTAGGAAGGACAAGCTCTTCGGTCACATTGCCCTCTTTCAAGGCCACACTCCGGCTATCCCTCTCGAAGAGGCTGGGCCGTCTGATCAAGGGCAAAGCAGCGTTGAAGCAGCAAACAAAGTCGAACAACTAGACTTCAGCTACAAGTTAGACGATCCAGGTAGAAGCGTGTGTCAAGGCTTAATGGAGGTAGAAGGGTCTGGAGAGGATCCAGCAACCTATTTCTCGCCTTTGGGCTTTGATACAAGTAATATGGCCAGTTATCAAGAATTCCCTCGGCATCTATTTGAGGATGCAGAGAGTTCCTTCTCATTCCTTCTATCTTGTGATGACTCTCCGAAGAATGGAAGGTATGCCGCTCCAAATGATCTTGAATGA
- the LOC121811597 gene encoding FHA domain-containing protein PS1-like isoform X2 — MAENQEQVQPKEREIPVFTVLKNGCVLKNIFVLDNPPPISSSSTAGLEEILLVGRHPDCNIKVEHPSISRFHLRIHSKPSSRSLSVTDLSSVHGTYISGKRIEPGVTMELVRGDTLKLGESSRLYRLDWVPISYAYEVNNLFAPQLDELDTVDEETPVADQDENCLPRENEWGQDLGNEIEALGWQFSEADLGLAVQEVENARSPEMFSNENEAPEMLSKENEAPEMLSNENEAPAMFSNENEGPEMFSNENEGPEMFSNENEAPAMFSNENEGPEMFSNENEGPEMFSNENEAPAMFSNENEGSEMFSNENEGPEMFSNENETPEMFCNEHEAPEIFSNENEEPEMFSNENEISRGQLLSLDMSFSCDEGAGGVWKQDGDGLLLHKDDLGETMEDTLLCDEATMPPRPEDEAETVNSPEIHINEIVFSSIQKGHMPLAETMEASVMNSEKRLGMNIWSRRGKFEDVKIRTSRSKAICTNIHMSAQIRSLLVEDRANKSMVKDQCGASPNKDEGIFTPDKENASPDSCLVRSLGSKFDEALKSESISDEEIFGSDEENTTPNSYLLRSIKNVGSSQVVRRLNLHKPSPLKKASRSILQERKSESSAFKGKEAERQPFLPLPVVSTGDDKSTPTPPVRECTVRESRCVDYSKARGNRWIIVVDTGCLLNKKSRRELQLLRGLRGTSLVIPRIVLRELDCMVRRASFLSRMTEASAALQWIEECMASTAWWIHVQSSADEGRLVPPTPPAAASAHSFSEEKGAFSVGSIPFSPYTLQEIITPTAADHILESAILFKQAMDGQLVLLSDDVTLKIKSMAEGIICETVREFRGSLVNPFSARFLYSDSSPRGPAWTCVDDTILKEKYYPSPTKKATKSGDGAKGLKLILLHNSNFRKMRA, encoded by the exons ATGGCGGAGAATCAAGAACAAGTGCAGCCGAAGGAGAGAGAAATTCCAGTTTTCACAGTCTTGAAGAATGGTTGTGTATTGAAGAACATCTTCGTTTTAGATAACCCTCCCCCTATTTCTTCGTCTTCCACGGCGGGTCTTGAAGAGATATTGCTAGTGGGGAGGCACCCCGATTGCAATATAAAGGTGGAGCACCCGAGTATCAGCAGATTCCATCTCCGCATTCACTCGAAACCCTCTTCTCGATCTCTTTCCGTCACCGATTTATCCTCCG TACATGGGACTTACATCTCTGGGAAAAGAATCGAGCCGGGTGTCACGATGGAACTAGTTCGGGGTGACACGCTGAAGCTAGGGGAGTCTAGTAGATTGTATAGACTAGACTGGGTTCCAATCAGCTATGCGTATGAGGTAAACAACCTGTTTGCACCTCAGCTGGATGAGTTGGATACCGTCGATGAAGAAACACCAGTAGCAGATCAG GATGAGAATTGTCTGCCTCGTGAAAATGAATGGGGCCAGGATCTGGGTAATGAAATAGAAGCTCTAGGGTGGCAATTTTCTGAGGCGGATCTAGGTTTGGCTGTGCAAGAAGTAGAGAACGCTCGCTCGCCTGAAATGTTCAGCAACGAAAATGAAGCGCCTGAAATGCTCAGTAAGGAAAATGAAGCGCCTGAAATGCTCAGCAATGAAAATGAAGCGCCTGCAATGTTCAGCAACGAAAATGAAGGGCCTGAAATGTTCAGCAATGAAAATGAAGGGCCTGAAATGTTCAGCAACGAAAATGAAGCGCCTGCAATGTTCAGCAACGAAAATGAAGGACCTGAAATGTTCAGCAACGAAAATGAAGGGCCTGAAATGTTCAGTAACGAAAATGAAGCGCCTGCAATGTTCAGCAACGAAAATGAAGGGTCTGAAATGTTCAGCAATGAAAATGAAGGGCCTGAAATGTTCAGCAATGAAAATGAAACGCCTGAAATGTTCTGCAATGAACATGAAGCGCCTGAAATATTCAGCAACGAAAATGAAGAGCCTGAAATGTTCAGCAATGAAAATGAAATCTCCCGTGGCCAGCTGTTATCACTGGATATGTCATTTTCATGTGATGAAGGAGCAGGAGGGGTGTGGAAGCAG GATGGGGATGGTTTATTGCTTCACAAGGATGATTTAGGTGAAACTATGGAGGATACGCTGTTATGTGACGAGGCAACAATGCCTCCACGGCCAGAAGATGAAGCGGAGACTGTCAATTCGCCTGAGATACACATCAATGAGATTGTTTTCTCAAGCATTCAGAAAGGCCATATGCCATTAGCAGAAACTATGGAGGCTTCTGTGATGAACTCGGAGAAAAGGTTAGGTATGAATATTTGGTCGAGGAGGGGTAAATTCGAGGATGTCAAGATCAGAACCAGCAGAAGCAAGGCAATCTGCACGAACATTCATATGAGCGCACAGATCAGATCACTTCTCGTTGAAGACCGTGCGAACAAATCAATGGTGAAAGATCAATGTGGTGCTAGTCCTAATAAGGATGAAGGGATCTTCACACCGGACAAGGAGAACGCTTCTCCTGATTCCTGCCTGGTCAGATCCTTGGGAAGCAAATTCGATGAAGCTTTGAAGAGCGAATCAATCTCAGATGAAGAAATTTTCGGTTCAGATGAAGAGAATACGACTCCGAACAGTTATCTGCTCAGGTCCATCAAGAATGTCGGGAGCTCTCAAGTGGTTAGGCGCCTGAACTTGCACAAACCTTCTCCCTTGAAGAAAGCTAGCCGCAGCATTTTACAGGAACGTAAATCAGAAAGCTCTGCTTTCAAAGGGAAG GAAGCAGAAAGGCAACCTTTTCTTCCGCTGCCTGTGGTTTCCACTGGTGATGATAAGTCCACACCGACACCTCCAGTACGTGAATGCACAGTGAGAGAAAGCCGATGTGTCGATTACTCCAAGGCGAGAGGGAACAGGTGGATTATTGTAGTAGACACTGGTTGTCTGCTAAACAAGAAGTCAAGGAGGGAGCTGCAGCTGTTGAGAGGTCTTCGAGGGACCTCATTGGTCATTCCAAGAATTG TTTTGAGGGAGCTCGACTGCATGGTGAGACGTGCTAGTTTCCTGTCAAGAATGACGGAGGCCTCTGCAGCGTTGCAATGGATCGAGGAGTGTATGGCTTCAACAGCGTGGTGGATTCACGTGCAGAGCTCAGCAGACGAGGGCAGGCTCGTCCCACCAACTCCGCCTGCTGCTGCATCTGCTCACTCGTTCAGTGAGGAGAAAGGCGCGTTCTCCGTCGGCTCTATCCCTTTCTCTCCCTATACTCTGCAAGAAATCATCACTCCAACTGCTGCAGACCACATCCTCGAATCTGCTATCCTCTTCAAGCAAGCCATGGATGGACAACTTGTCCTTCTCAGTGATGATGTTACTTTAAAGATCAAATCCATGGCCGAG GGTATCATCTGCGAGACAGTGAGAGAGTTTCGTGGCAGTCTTGTCAACCCTTTCTCGGCGAGGTTTTTGTATTCAGATAGCTCTCCAAGAGGGCCTGCATGGACTTGTGTGGATGATACTATCCTTAAGGAGAAATACTACCCGAGTCCCACGAAGAAAGCCACGAAATCGGGAGACGGGGCTAAAGGTTTGAAGCTGATACTACTGCACAACTCCAATTTCAGAAAGATGAGAGCTTAG
- the LOC121811597 gene encoding FHA domain-containing protein PS1-like isoform X1: protein MAENQEQVQPKEREIPVFTVLKNGCVLKNIFVLDNPPPISSSSTAGLEEILLVGRHPDCNIKVEHPSISRFHLRIHSKPSSRSLSVTDLSSVHGTYISGKRIEPGVTMELVRGDTLKLGESSRLYRLDWVPISYAYEVNNLFAPQLDELDTVDEETPVADQDENCLPRENEWGQDLGNEIEALGWQFSEADLGLAVQEVENARSPEMFSNENEAPEMLSKENEAPEMLSNENEAPAMFSNENEGPEMFSNENEGPEMFSNENEAPAMFSNENEGPEMFSNENEGPEMFSNENEAPAMFSNENEGSEMFSNENEGPEMFSNENETPEMFCNEHEAPEIFSNENEEPEMFSNENEISRGQLLSLDMSFSCDEGAGGVWKQDGDGLLLHKDDLGETMEDTLLCDEATMPPRPEDEAETVNSPEIHINEIVFSSIQKGHMPLAETMEASVMNSEKRLGMNIWSRRGKFEDVKIRTSRSKAICTNIHMSAQIRSLLVEDRANKSMVKDQCGASPNKDEGIFTPDKENASPDSCLVRSLGSKFDEALKSESISDEEIFGSDEENTTPNSYLLRSIKNVGSSQVVRRLNLHKPSPLKKASRSILQERKSESSAFKGKAAEREPFLPLPVDSRGILQERKPDSSVFKGKKAETEPFLPLPVASCGILQERKSESSAFKGKEAERQPFLPLPVVSTGDDKSTPTPPVRECTVRESRCVDYSKARGNRWIIVVDTGCLLNKKSRRELQLLRGLRGTSLVIPRIVLRELDCMVRRASFLSRMTEASAALQWIEECMASTAWWIHVQSSADEGRLVPPTPPAAASAHSFSEEKGAFSVGSIPFSPYTLQEIITPTAADHILESAILFKQAMDGQLVLLSDDVTLKIKSMAEGIICETVREFRGSLVNPFSARFLYSDSSPRGPAWTCVDDTILKEKYYPSPTKKATKSGDGAKGLKLILLHNSNFRKMRA, encoded by the exons ATGGCGGAGAATCAAGAACAAGTGCAGCCGAAGGAGAGAGAAATTCCAGTTTTCACAGTCTTGAAGAATGGTTGTGTATTGAAGAACATCTTCGTTTTAGATAACCCTCCCCCTATTTCTTCGTCTTCCACGGCGGGTCTTGAAGAGATATTGCTAGTGGGGAGGCACCCCGATTGCAATATAAAGGTGGAGCACCCGAGTATCAGCAGATTCCATCTCCGCATTCACTCGAAACCCTCTTCTCGATCTCTTTCCGTCACCGATTTATCCTCCG TACATGGGACTTACATCTCTGGGAAAAGAATCGAGCCGGGTGTCACGATGGAACTAGTTCGGGGTGACACGCTGAAGCTAGGGGAGTCTAGTAGATTGTATAGACTAGACTGGGTTCCAATCAGCTATGCGTATGAGGTAAACAACCTGTTTGCACCTCAGCTGGATGAGTTGGATACCGTCGATGAAGAAACACCAGTAGCAGATCAG GATGAGAATTGTCTGCCTCGTGAAAATGAATGGGGCCAGGATCTGGGTAATGAAATAGAAGCTCTAGGGTGGCAATTTTCTGAGGCGGATCTAGGTTTGGCTGTGCAAGAAGTAGAGAACGCTCGCTCGCCTGAAATGTTCAGCAACGAAAATGAAGCGCCTGAAATGCTCAGTAAGGAAAATGAAGCGCCTGAAATGCTCAGCAATGAAAATGAAGCGCCTGCAATGTTCAGCAACGAAAATGAAGGGCCTGAAATGTTCAGCAATGAAAATGAAGGGCCTGAAATGTTCAGCAACGAAAATGAAGCGCCTGCAATGTTCAGCAACGAAAATGAAGGACCTGAAATGTTCAGCAACGAAAATGAAGGGCCTGAAATGTTCAGTAACGAAAATGAAGCGCCTGCAATGTTCAGCAACGAAAATGAAGGGTCTGAAATGTTCAGCAATGAAAATGAAGGGCCTGAAATGTTCAGCAATGAAAATGAAACGCCTGAAATGTTCTGCAATGAACATGAAGCGCCTGAAATATTCAGCAACGAAAATGAAGAGCCTGAAATGTTCAGCAATGAAAATGAAATCTCCCGTGGCCAGCTGTTATCACTGGATATGTCATTTTCATGTGATGAAGGAGCAGGAGGGGTGTGGAAGCAG GATGGGGATGGTTTATTGCTTCACAAGGATGATTTAGGTGAAACTATGGAGGATACGCTGTTATGTGACGAGGCAACAATGCCTCCACGGCCAGAAGATGAAGCGGAGACTGTCAATTCGCCTGAGATACACATCAATGAGATTGTTTTCTCAAGCATTCAGAAAGGCCATATGCCATTAGCAGAAACTATGGAGGCTTCTGTGATGAACTCGGAGAAAAGGTTAGGTATGAATATTTGGTCGAGGAGGGGTAAATTCGAGGATGTCAAGATCAGAACCAGCAGAAGCAAGGCAATCTGCACGAACATTCATATGAGCGCACAGATCAGATCACTTCTCGTTGAAGACCGTGCGAACAAATCAATGGTGAAAGATCAATGTGGTGCTAGTCCTAATAAGGATGAAGGGATCTTCACACCGGACAAGGAGAACGCTTCTCCTGATTCCTGCCTGGTCAGATCCTTGGGAAGCAAATTCGATGAAGCTTTGAAGAGCGAATCAATCTCAGATGAAGAAATTTTCGGTTCAGATGAAGAGAATACGACTCCGAACAGTTATCTGCTCAGGTCCATCAAGAATGTCGGGAGCTCTCAAGTGGTTAGGCGCCTGAACTTGCACAAACCTTCTCCCTTGAAGAAAGCTAGCCGCAGCATTTTACAGGAACGTAAATCAGAAAGCTCTGCTTTCAAAGGGAAGGCAGCAGAAAGGGAACCTTTTCTTCCGCTGCCTGTGGATAGCCGAGGCATTTTACAGGAACGTAAACCAGATAGCTCTGTTTTCAAAGGGAAGAAAGCAGAAACGGAACCTTTTCTTCCGCTGCCTGTGGCTAGCTGCGGCATTTTACAAGAACGTAAATCAGAAAGCTCTGCTTTCAAAGGGAAGGAAGCAGAAAGGCAACCTTTTCTTCCGCTGCCTGTGGTTTCCACTGGTGATGATAAGTCCACACCGACACCTCCAGTACGTGAATGCACAGTGAGAGAAAGCCGATGTGTCGATTACTCCAAGGCGAGAGGGAACAGGTGGATTATTGTAGTAGACACTGGTTGTCTGCTAAACAAGAAGTCAAGGAGGGAGCTGCAGCTGTTGAGAGGTCTTCGAGGGACCTCATTGGTCATTCCAAGAATTG TTTTGAGGGAGCTCGACTGCATGGTGAGACGTGCTAGTTTCCTGTCAAGAATGACGGAGGCCTCTGCAGCGTTGCAATGGATCGAGGAGTGTATGGCTTCAACAGCGTGGTGGATTCACGTGCAGAGCTCAGCAGACGAGGGCAGGCTCGTCCCACCAACTCCGCCTGCTGCTGCATCTGCTCACTCGTTCAGTGAGGAGAAAGGCGCGTTCTCCGTCGGCTCTATCCCTTTCTCTCCCTATACTCTGCAAGAAATCATCACTCCAACTGCTGCAGACCACATCCTCGAATCTGCTATCCTCTTCAAGCAAGCCATGGATGGACAACTTGTCCTTCTCAGTGATGATGTTACTTTAAAGATCAAATCCATGGCCGAG GGTATCATCTGCGAGACAGTGAGAGAGTTTCGTGGCAGTCTTGTCAACCCTTTCTCGGCGAGGTTTTTGTATTCAGATAGCTCTCCAAGAGGGCCTGCATGGACTTGTGTGGATGATACTATCCTTAAGGAGAAATACTACCCGAGTCCCACGAAGAAAGCCACGAAATCGGGAGACGGGGCTAAAGGTTTGAAGCTGATACTACTGCACAACTCCAATTTCAGAAAGATGAGAGCTTAG
- the LOC121761474 gene encoding LRR receptor-like serine/threonine-protein kinase EFR gives MVLVIIVVFLIIRRKHVKLAVPVDTWVGVAWRVTSNNELLRGTDSFSETNLLGRESFGSVFKGAFSDGMNFAVKVFNVELEGANKSFETESRILSTIRHRNLVRLLNISIDVALALEYLHHGNTFPIVHCDIKPSNVLLDEDMTARVADFGIAKLFVEEEAMVQTKTLATVGYAAPEYGSEGKVSTSADVYSFGILLLEMFTRKKPTDDMFNEEMSLKEGVSGALEANGINQA, from the exons aTGGTTTTAGTGATCATTGTTGTTTTTCTCATAATACGGCGGAAGCATGTAAAACTAGCAGTTCCAGTTGATACTTGGGTAGGTGTTGCTTGGAGAGTAACTTCAAACAATGAGCTTTTGCGGGGAACGGATTCTTTTAGCGAGACAAATCTACTTGGAAGAGAAAGCTTTGGTTCGGTCTTCAAAGGAGCATTTTCTGATGGGATGAATTTTGCAGTTAAGGTGTTCAATGTAGAGTTAGAAGGAGCTAACAAGAGCTTCGAAACAGAAAGTAGAATACTTAGCACCATTCGACACAGGAACTTAGTTCGA TTGTTGAATATCTCAATAGATGTTGCGTTAGCTCTGGAATATCTTCACCATGGCAACACATTCCCAATCGTGCATTGCGATATAAAGCCAAGCAATGTGTTGCTCGATGAAGACATGACCGCTCGTGTTGCTGATTTTGGTATTGCGAAGCTTTTTGTGGAAGAGGAAGCTATGGTTCAAACTAAAACCTTGGCTACGGTCGGTTATGCAGCACCAG AGTATGGATCGGAAGGGAAAGTGTCGACGAGTGCTGATGTATACAGTTTTGGAATATTGTTGTTGGAGATGTTCACAAGAAAGAAGCCTACAGATGATATGTTCAATGAGGAGATGAGCTTGAAGGAGGGGGTAAGTGGAGCATTAGAAGCAAATGGCATCAATCAAGCATGA